The genomic window GCAAAAACGAAGCAAAGAGTCAAAGATATTGCGAAAGAGTTGATCAAACTGTATGCAGAACGTAAAGCTTCTCATGGTTTTGCTTTTAGTCCCGATAATTATATGCAAGCTGAGCTGGAAGCCTCATTTATTTATGAGGATACACCGGATCAATACAAGGCGACATTGGATGTAAAGGGAGATATGGAAAAAGATTGTCCAATGGACAGGTTAATCTGTGGTGATGTCGGTTTTGGGAAAACAGAAGTAGCGCTAAGGGCAGCTTTTAAGGCGACACAAGATGGAAAACAAGTAGCTATTTTGGTGCCAACAACGATATTGGCTTTGCAGCATTACAGAACTTTTTCGGATCGTTTGAAAGATTTTCCGGTGGATATCGATTATGTATCAAGATTTCGCACAACCAAAGAAAAAAATCAAATTTTGAAAAAACTCAAGGAAGGAACACTTGAGATTATCATCGGGACGCACAGTCTTCTGAATAAAAAAACAGAATTCAAAGATTTGGGCCTACTTATCATAGACGAGGAACAAAAATTTGGTGTAGCCTCCAAAGAAAAGCTCAGACAATTTAAAGTCAATGTAGATACACTTACGCTGACTGCAACGCCTATTCCCAGAACATTGCAGTTTTCTCTGATGTCGGCAAGAGATTTGAGCGTGATCAATACTCCTCCTCCCAATCGTCAGTCAATACATACGGAGAGAAGGGTGTTCAACGATGAATTGATTCGCGATTCTATCATGTATGAAGTATATAGAGGTGGTCAGGTATTTTTTGTACATAACAGAGTAAAAACGCTGGCAGAAGTTGCCACAATGATCAAGCGTTTGTGTCCGGATGTGGATGTGGAAGTAGCACATGGTCAACTGGAAGCTGACAAATTGGAGGAAGTGTTATTGCGTTTTATTGACCACAAATTTGATGTGCTGGTTTGTACAAATATTATAGAAACTGGATTGGATATTCCAAATGCAAATACGATCATCATCAATAATGCACATCAGTTTGGACTCAGCGATTTACATCAGTTGCGTGGTAGGGTGGGACGATCGAACCGCAAGGCATATTGTTATTTATTTGCTCCGCCTTCGTCCGTTTTGACGATGGAAACTAGAAAGAGATTGAAGACCATCGAAGAATTTTCAGATCTGGGAAGTGGATTTCACGTGGCGATGCGAGATTTGGATATCAGAGGAGCCGGAAACTTGCTGGGAGGAGAACAATCCGGTTTTATTTCTGATATCGGATATGAAACTTATCATAAAATTCTTGAGGAAGCTATTGATGAGCTGAAAGAAAATGAATTCAAAGAAAGTTTTGCAGCACCTCCGCAAATCCTCAAACAGTATGTACGCGATGTGTCGATAGATACAGACGTGGAGATGCATCTACCGGATGAGTATATTTCGAATACTCAGGAAAGATTAATTCTTTATCAACAGTTGGATAAAATCAAAGATGAGGCAGGAATAGAAAAATTTGTGACTTCTTTGAAAGACCGATTCGGTCCTGTACCTAATGCGGTGAACGAATTGTTTCAAGGTCTCAGATTGCGATGGATTGCAAAAGAAATGAATTTTGAAAGGGTCGTTTTGAAAAAAAATAAATTGCAATGTTTTTTTATATCTAATCCCAGTTCCGCATTTTTCGAATCGACTTATTTTCAAAAACTTGTTGAGACAATATCAAAGGAAGGTATTCAACTTAAATTTACGCTCAAACAATCCAATCAACTTTTGATTTTAATTCGTGAAGAAGTAAAGCATCTGAACACTGCAATACAAATTCTTCATCATTTGCATCAGTTCATTCAGGATAAGATTTAGAATTAACGACCTTCCTGCTCCAACCAGTTGGTTTGGTATTTCAAGATTTTCAATATGAGATAAAGAGTTAGACTGCTTACGAATAAGCAGAACCAAATGTTGTTCCAGTAAGACAATTCAGGATGAAGGGCCCAAATGTGGAAAGCATAAAAGACATAAAATAAGCCGAATAAGGCAGCAATTCCATTCTTCTCTTTCTTCAATACTTTTTTCCAGCTAAAGCTCAAATTCGGAGAGGCCATGTTTCCTAATTTCGGGACAAATGCTGGTACACTTGCAGCCCATTTTAGGTATTGTTCACCGAATTTATTTCTTAGAAAATGCTCTTCCGCAAACATTATCCTTTCGTAATATAACCAGTATAATAACACAAATGAGATCACAAACCACAAGTGACCGGTAATCATAGCAAGTCCTAAGTACATTAAAAAATTTCCTAAATAAAGCGGATGTCTCACCAAACTATAAATTCCAGTTTGATTTAAAGTGTCAGCAAGCTGACCTTCACCTGTATTTCGACCTGAAGTGTTTTTGGGTGTATGTCCTACGGTGTACACTCTGATGATCAACCCAAGTAATGAAACTCCGAGGCAAAGCCAAGGGTAATACCCGTGAAAATTATCCAATCCGGTGTGGAGCTGAAAATAGTATAAGACCAATGCAGCAATGAGAATTATTATTGGTATATAGCTCCTGTAGCGAAATAATATGTTTCCCTGTGAATTGAATTCTTCAATCAATGCCATGATCTGAGATTATAGAATTTGCGTGGAATTATTTTTGGTAATCGTTCAGTAAATAATCTATCGTTCCTATCACTTCCGGTTTGTCACATGGTAGGGTTTTGGCCATTTTCAATATTTCAATTGCTTTTGCACGTTTTTTGTTTTCATCTAATATGAGAGCATAATTGAGATATTGATGCGCCTGTCCTCCATTTTCCATAGCTTTTTTAGACCATTTTTCTGCTGCAGACATGACCATTGTATTTCCCTTAAAGTATTTTAAAGCGGTTTGTGCGGTTTCATATAACTTTGTAGCATCGTTTTTTGCAATTTTAGAAACATAAGTTTTTGCACTTTTTACAAAAGACTTTGCTTCGCCGGTTTCTGAATAATATTGCACATTGGTTTGTAATGTAAACAACTGTTGCTTTTCAGGAAAATGTTTCATTTTCGCCTGAGCTTCTTTCAATAATTCAATGTTTCTATATTCGAGTGATTTCTTGAAGGTTTTTTGACAACAATTATAAACTTTTGTTTGAAAAACGGTAAGTGTCTTATCTCTAATAATTTCGTTTTTGTATTGAATCAGGTAATCAAAAATCTTAGAATCAGCTTCGGTTGCAGCTTCTGTGATGATATCAATATTTTCTTTTGTCGAAAGATCAGGCTGCGATGCGAGGTAATCATTTGCTACTTTCAATGAAGATTTGTCAGACCGATTGAGGGCTCTTATATAATTCAAAACAGTTTTTGGATCCCTTTTTCCTTCATTATACATTTTTTCAAAATCCTCTGCTCGACCTTGTTTTTTGAGCGCTTCCTTGCCAAGCTCTATGAAAGCTTCAGGTGGCCTGCCTCCTGAGGAGCGATGGACTATTTTGCCATTGAAGTCGATGTAAAGCAAAGTGGGGTAAGAAGCTACACTATATTTACCGCTTAAAGTGGGGCCTTCTCCTTTTTCCATGTCAACTTTTAAGTTGATGAAATTTTGGTTGTAAAAATCACCCACTGCAGGATCAGGAAAAACGTTCGATGACATTCTCCTGCATGGACCGCACCAGGTGGTGAATGCATCCATGAAGATGAGTTTGTCTTCAGTTTTTGCTTTATCCAACGCTTCTTGAAAGCTTCCTTTGAAAAATTCGATACCAGACTCTTGAGCGTTGAGTCCAAATATCGTGGAGCTCATGATAAAGAGACTGAAAATCAGTTTAATATCCCGAATTACCATAAATAGAATTTAGATTCATGCAAAGATGGTGAAGAAAAAACGAAATTTGACTCAGAAAATTCTATTCGCAAATCATCGAAATGTATCTACGCAGGCAGTTCCTGAATCAAATAGGACAAACGAGTCACACACCACAAATGTTTCATCCCGTTCATGCAGAGGGATGTTGGATGAGAGATGAACACGGGCAGGATTATATAGATCTCTCCAGTGGTTTCAGCGTGAGCAATCTGGGCCATCGCCATCCGAATGTGCTCAAAGCCATAAGTGAACAGATGGCTTTGTACCTGCATACTACGGTATACGGAGAACACCTGCAGAGCCCTCAACTCCAGCTAGCTCAAATTTTAAGGTCGGTATTGCCTGAGTCATTGGATTGTTTTTACTTTCTCAATACGGGTAGTGAAACTATCGATGCTGTATTCAAAATAGCTAGACTTCATAAACCCGGCTGTAGAATAGCTGCATGTCGGCAAGCATACCATGGAAGTACCTTGGCTGCTGAGTCTCTGAGATCAGATAAGGGACATAGTGCAGCTTTTAGACCTTTAGTACCCGGTATTTTGCAATTGGGATTCAACGAAGAAAATGAACTGGATCAACTTGTAGAGGATATTGGAGTAATTATCCTGGAAGTGGTGCAAGCAGAAGCAGGTGTCATCAAGGCAAATCCTGAATGGCTCTATCAATTGAGGGAGAAGTGCAAGCAAATGAATATTTTGCTTTGCTTTGATGAAATACAGACGGGTATAGGCAGGACAGGAAGCCTATATGCATTTCAACAATATGGCATTATTCCTGATCTGTTGCTCACAGGCAAAGCCCTTGGTTCAGGTTTACCTATTTCAGCCGTGGTTGGATCATCGGTACATATCGGCTTATTGGCATCCAAGCCAGGTTTATCTTATTTGAGCACATTTGGCGGGAACCCATTGAGTGCGGCAGCAGCTGCAGCTACATTGAGGACCTTAATGGATCAAAATCTGAGTTCCAGAGCTATAGTGATTGAAGAATTTTTTACTTCAGAGTTGAAAAAGTATTCCAGAATAGCATCCATCAGATCTGCGGGAGCATTGATTTCCATTGACATGTCCACTACAGTCAAAAGCCTTGAGTTGTTGGCTTTAGCATTTCAATCCAAACTTCTGATGGAGAGTTTCTTATTTGCGCCGCAATGTGTGAGAATAGCACCGCCACTTATCATCTCAGATAGTGAATTGGAACTGGTAATAGAAAGACTGGTGGTTTGCCTCAAAAAACTGTAGGCTAAGTAAGACCTTAAGTTTGAAGCAACTTCCAAATGGAATCTTTGAGTGCATCCAGACCTGCTCCTGTAACCGAAGAAATAAATACCGTTTCTATTCCGTCAGGCAATTCTGGTCTAATGAGTTTAAGCCACTCCGGTTCCACGATGTCGGTTTTGGTAATTGCCAGTAAACGAGGTTTGTCCAGTAGTTCAGGATTGTGTTGTTTCAACTCATTAACCAGGATCTGAAAATCTTTTTTGATCTCATGACTGTCACAAGGAATCATGAACAAGAGTAAACTATTACGCTCAATATGTCTTAGAAAACGAGTTCCCAAACCTTTGCCTAAATGTGCATCTTCGATGATTCCGGGTATATCTGCCATTACAAAAGATCTGCCATCTCTATAAGCGACGATTCCCAACTGTGGGGTTAGGGTCGTAAAAGCATAATCTGCTATTTTAGGTCTGGCTGCTGATAATGAAGAAAGCAAGGTTGATTTACCGGCATTCGGAAAACCTACTAAACCTACATCCGCAAGAATCTTGAGTTCAAGTACGATCCAAGATTCCTTACCATCCTCTCCGGGTTGGGCATAGTCCGGTGCCTGATGTGTGGAGGAAGTAAAGAAGGCATTCCCCTTGCCACCTCTTCCTCCTGGCAGGAGTATTTTTTGTTCGTCTTCATTAGTTATTTCAAGCAGTTTGTCTCCGGTCTCAGGATCAACAGCTATCGTTCCCAGGGGTACATCTACGATCACATCCTCGCCATCTGAACCCGTACAATTGTTTTCACCACCTCCTGTGCCATCTTTGGCGAAAATATGTTTGCGATATTTGAGATGCAATAGTGTCCAAAGTTGTCCATTCCCCCTCAATATGATGTGTCCACCTCGCCCACCATTACCACCATCCGGTCCACCTTTAGGAACACCTTTAGATCGAAAAAAATGGACAAATCCAGCACCACCATGTCCGGAACGAAACATGATTTTTACATAATCAACAAAATTTTGTTCAGCCAATTTTAAAAATGTTTCAGCAAATAACCTCGTCGATGCATCCTGTCAGTCGAGTATAAATGTCTTCGATTGATCCTAAACCCGATACTTGGAATGAAAGACCTTTCCGGTTGTAATAATCAAATACTTCTGAAGTTTTATTGCGGTATTCTTCCATCCTTTTGCGGATGATACTTTCATCGCTGTCATCGGGCCTTCCCGAGCTTTGCCCCCGCAACAATATTCGTTTCACGATTTCATCATCTGAGACATCCAAAGCGATTAAGCAACTGATTTTGTCACCTGAGGTTTGAAGCATTCTATCCAATGCATCAGCTTGAGCTGTTGTCCTGGGGAATCCATCATATATGAATCCTTGAGCATTTGGTTCCGAGGCAACTTTTTTTCTGAGCATATCTATAGTCACGTCATCAGGAACTAACTGTCCTTTAGCCATAAATTCTAAGGCTTTTAAGCCCAACTCAGTTTTTTGAGAGGTTTCTGATCTGAATAGATCTCCTGTAGAAATATGGTACAATCCGTAGTGGTTTACGAGTTTTTGAGCTTGAGTTCCTTTGCCGCTTCCAGGAGGGCCAAAAAGGATAATATGTATTTTATTGTTATCCATAACGATTGCAAATATAATGGGTATATCTGTGAGATGTTTTTAAACAGACTAAAACTACTTTTTGAATTATTTTTCGTTTTCTTTTTTATCGCCCTGCTTAAGTTTTTTCTGGATCGCTGTCAGGGAAGCTGCAAATTGTAGTCGATCCATCCAATATTCTGATGTTAATATATCTTCCTCGATTACTCCTAATGTCGAGGATGAATGAACCATGAGGAAATGGTCATCTTCATTTTCTGTCACGATGCCCACGTGTTGAATCCTGCTTTTCGTTCCAAAAAAAAGCAAGTCTCCCGGCTTAGCATTTTTTGCTTTAATTTTCTTTACCTGTTGAGATTGGGCGTCTGCGCTTGCTGCCATGGGCATTTCCATTCTCCCATAAACATATTGAACTAAGCCCGAGCAGTCGAATCCACCCGGCTTTTTTCCGGCTTTGCGATATTTGCTTCCCTTCATTTCACGTGCAAGTGTGATGATTACAAGTCTAAGCTTATCTTCTTTGGACTGTATGGAGACTTTTTCTGAGTGCCATGGTGAAGTGGATCCATTGACATCAGACTTTGGTATGCTAGAAGTCAATATGGCAAATACCAGCATTATATTTTTAAAGTACAGCATATTATATATTAATAATGTATTTAATATATTGTTCACATAAACTTTGACCCTCTCAACCTCAAGTATAGGAAAGTCCTCCTATTTTAACTCTTTTTGGTCCATTTATGCTTTAAACAAAAGGTTAAAACCTTGTTATCGATCCATTTTATAAAAGCATAAGCTTCCTTTCCAAACTGTTATAATACCCGAAGTAGATTAAATTTATGCTATCTTGTGAAGTACAATCGGATTATGTCAGCGTTGTTGAAGGCCATACTAATCTTATTTTTTATTGTAGCCATGTTTTCTTGTAGTATTTTGCATAAACATCGCACCATTGATTCAAGCAGCCAGTTGAAAGTTTCTGATTCAAGCTTGATCAGGCAGGCCATTGAGAACCTAGACACAGCTCAATTGCCTTATGTTACCATTTTCGTGAATATTCATTTTGTAGATTCTAAAACAGGAAACTTCTACCCGGGAAGCAAGGATGATACCTTGTATTACAATGGAATTTTTTGGACCCAGTTGCTCATCAATCATGCAAATTGGGTATTGCGAGACTTGAAATTTTCGCCTAGCAGTCCGAGAAGTTATGTAGGAGACAGCCATATACGCTATCAACTTTATTCTGAGCCAAATGAAGGCAGGGACAGTTTTGGTGGCATTTGGTTTTGGAAATCTTATCGCGATATCAAGAGAGTGTATGACCAAAAAGTAATGCACGTTGTATTTTACGATATTGATAAAGAGAAAGATTTTCAGTGCAGGGGATATGCCTGCGGGATGCATTATTGTAATGAAGTCGTCATGATGGATGCTCATGATAATGCCCGATATCATGGTCCCTGGGGTTGGTGGGCTTTTGCAGGTTTGATGAATCATGAAGTGTTCCATACATTTGGGCTCTGTCACAGTTTCTATTGTGATAATGAATGCAAGGGTATTGATATTGATCCCAATAAAGAGTGTCACAGCAATCCTTGTTTTAACGATTGCGGAGGTCCCCATGGCGGTACTTGCAACAATTGGGACAGCGGAAGTCAAAATATCATGGGGTACAATGCTGAAGGTAATTCGATCACGCCTTGTCAATGGCAACATTTGTACAGGAATATTTACCTTTCAAAAGCACTGCATTTAAAAATAGAACATTTGAGAATCCAGAACAAAATAAATAATTAATTGACCATATGAATTTTGAAGAAAAATATGCAAAGTTAATCACAGAGTATAGCCTCTATTTGAGACCGGGTGACCATTTGTTGATTCGAAGTACCACTTTGGCAGAAACACTGGTCAGGGAGATTTTCAGGCTTGCAAGTCAAAAAAATGTTCGTGTAGATATTGTATGGGAGTTTGACCAACAAGAAGAGATATTGTTGAGTTATGCCGACAAGGAAATCATTGCCAAACCGGATGAAAATTTGCTTGATTTGATTTCCAAGTGTACAGCATATTTATTGATAAGAGCACCATTTATCAATAGGAATAGATTTGTAGCTGATGCCGAGAAATTGAAACTCAGGACACAAGCAAGCGCAGAGTTTTCCAAAATTTATTTCCAAAGATTGGGGAATGGAAGTTTGAAAAGATCCTTATGTCAATATCCAACCGAAGCAGGAGCAAACTTTGCAGAAATGTCATTGGAGGATTACAAAAATTTCATCATACACGCTTGTTATTTAGATAAGGATGAACCTAGTGATCATTGGAAAAAATTGAGTCACATGCAGCAAGGAATTGTAGATTATTTAAATTCAAGCAAATGGATCAGTTATATTCATGGCAAACATCAACTGACAGCTAGAGTTGAGGGACGAACCTGGATCAATTCTGATGGCAAATCCAACATGCCTTCTGGAGAAGTTTTTACCAGCCCAATTGAAGATCAAGTCAATGGAGAAATCTATTTTGATTTTCCAACAATGATGATGGGTCAAGATGTACATGGCATTTATCTGAAAGTCAAGGATGGATGGATTGAAGAATTCAAAGCAGATCAAGGTCAAGATGTTTTGGAGAAAGTTTTTGCCATCGAAGGTACAAGAAGGTTTGGGGAAATTGCAATTGGCACAAATTATAATATCACCAGGACAACACGAAATATTTTATTTGACGAGAAAATAGGAGGTAGCGTACATATGGCAGTAGGACAATCATATTTGCAATGTGGAGGAAAAAATCAATCCAGCATTCATTGGGATTTGATAAAAAATATGCGCGATGGTGGCAAAATTATAGTAGATGACAAATTAATTTATGAAAACGGAGAGTTTCTCATTTAATATAAATTCATGATCATTTCCAGTATAGTTGCTTGTGCTCACAATAAAGTAATCGGCAGAAAAAACGAGATTCCATGGTATCTGCCGGCGGATTTAAAATTTTTTAAAAAAGTCACCAGCGGGCATCCTGTGATCATGGGCCGAAAGTGTTTTGAGAGTATAGGCAGACCATTGCCTTACAGGACAAATATCATTATTACCAGAGATCCATATTATATTGTGAGTAACTGCTTGATAGCTCACAGTTCGGAAGAAGCTATACGAATGGCTTCAGAGATTGATAACGATGAAATTTTCATCATAGGAGGAGGTGAAATTTATAATCAAACTATACATTACTGGCATAAAATTTATATGACGGAAGTGGATTTAAATGTACCTGATGGCGATACATTTTTTCCTGCATTGGATTTCAGTAAGTGGGAGCGCCTCAATGTTGAATCTCATCTCCCGGATGAACAGAATAAATACCCTTATCAATTTAGTACATGGATGAAAAAAACATCAAAGAAGATCTGATACAATACGTATGGAACTCTAGATTGCTCTCAGGCAAAATATTGCAAACTACCACGGGACAACTATTGCAAATAATTCACCCCGGTGTTTGGAATATTCATCAGGGTCCCGATTTTTTAATGGCTAAGGTCAAGATAGATGAGGTAGTCTGGGTAGGGCATATTGAAATACATGTCTTCAGTTCAGACTGGGTTTTGCATGGACACAAAGGAGATGAAAGATATGAAAATGTAATTCTTCATGTTGTGTATAAGAATGACAGTAAGCAGAATTTCCCTGCGGACCAATCTTATTGTTTGGAGTTGAAGGAACTGTTATCTCCGGATTTGCTCATACAATATGAAGCTTTAAAAAACACAGCTTACAAACTGCCTTGTGCAGAATGGATCCAAAAAGTACCCGAGCACATCAAAAACAACCAGTTAGATCGAATGCTGGCAGAACGTTGGGAAAACAGAGCTGTAAAAATAAAATCACATTTGGGGAATAATTACGATTGGGAACATCTTCTCTGGCAATACATTGCACATTACATGGTGACCCCAGCCAACAGTGATGCAATGGAAATGCTATTTGGGAAACTTGATTTTAGTATCATAAGACGCTTGGCAAATCGTCAGTTTGAAATGGAAGCATTATTATTTGGGACGGCGGGGTTTTTGAATGATGAAGAGGGAGATGAGTATTACTTAAAATTGCTGAATGAGTTCAAATACCAAGAAAGAAAATTTGGAATTCAAAAAATGGCGTGGCACATCTGGAAATTTTTACGAATGAGGCCACAACATTTTCCAACTTTGAGATTGGCTCAACTATCCGGAATGATGAGCCATAGCATTCCTTTATTTGATCAAATCCTGCAAGCACAAGATACGAGCGAAGTCCGGCGATTACTTCAACAACCTGTAAGCGATTTTTGGTGTGATCATTTTCATTTTAAAGATAGCGCTCATCCTAAGAAAATTAAACACATTGGAAAGCAAGTGCAGGATTTGCTCTTGATCAATGCAGTTTGTCCTGTTTTATATTATTATGGACAAGTTATGAATAAAACTGAGTTATGTGATAAAGCATTTCGATGGATTCAAACTATACCGGCAGAACAAAATTCAATTCTTAAACTGTACTCTTCTGAATCATGGCTAGCTCAGCATGCAGGTGATAGTCAAGCTATGCTCCAATTGAATAAGCAGTATTGTTCGTTGAAGAAATGTTTACAATGTCAAATTGGTAATTATGTCTTACATCATAAACTCAAATGATGGACTGTGGAATTAGAATTATTTGAGAAAGGCTTATAAACAAATCGAATGAGTTTGTCAATCTGCAACTTATTGTATTTTTTGGAAATGTAGTTTGAGCAAATCGTTTTGGGCTACAAAAGAATTTTGAGTTCTTTCTTGGATTTCAAAATTTTGAATTATATTTTTATTTTCATCAGAGAAGACAAATTGGTTGTCTTTCACATCCCATTGATACAATTTAAAAATGAATCTGGAAATCAAATCTCCTTTAGTTTTGATTGAGCCATCTTCAAAGAGCTGTACCTCAAAAATCTGCTGATCAAGAAAACTAGCCAATCCTGATATAGACTCTGTTGAGAGTTGGTCTGCATATTTTCCGATCTCATCTCCTACATTTCCTAACTGAATTCCTATTTGGGATATAGACTTAGCAAATGCAGTAGCTGAATATTCTACCTTTCCTTCAATGGTACTCGTATCAATCTTGGTCAAATCCAAATCAGTCATATGTTGTGCTTCTGACAATGCTTTTTGTGCGGACTTCATTCCTACTTCCACAGAGTCCCTCAATCCCGGCATTTGCAATTTATTTTTTTGCAGTTCGATGCGAACCTTGTACATTCCGCTGAACTGTTGTCTTGGAGAAATGGATTTGGTTGCACAAGCTCCAAGAGCAAGACAAAGTGCAGAGATTTTAAAGAAGAATAAATTCATTTTTGAATCAATATTATTTGTCTTGTTTGGCAAATACTTTTTTCAAAAGATCAGAAGTTCTGGCTGCTAAATTATTCCTGATATTTTTTTCTTCAATTGCAATCTTGCTGAATAGGGCGTCTAAAGCCTTGTTTGTCACGTACGCAGCTATATCAGGATTTGCTTGTTTGACAAAAGGAATTTTATTGTAACTAGTCACTGCCGAGGACCACAAATCAAGAGCACCCTGTTGATTTAGTGCCTGAGTGATCACCGGATTAAATTCTGCGTATAATGCCTGGGTGGTCGTTTTTTGAAGATATTCGGTAGCGGCATTGTCTGAGCCACGTAGAATATTCCAGGCGTCTTTGATAGTAATTTGCTTGATCGCTTGTACGAATATTGGTTTTGCCTTTTTTGCGGCATCTTCAGCAGCGTAGTTGATTTTACGGACCATGTCATCTTCGAGTTTTGTAAATCCCGGAATTACTCGAAGTTTGTCGCAAACATTTTTGGCATCTTGTGGCAAGGCTATCTTGTATATACTTTTATAAAAGGCATCCCTTGCACTTAATTGATCAGAGCCTTTACTTGTGCCTGAAGTCAAAGCTTCTTTCAAACCCATTGCGACTTCCTCAGTACTTACTTCTTCAAGACCAACCTCTTTTAGAATGTTACCAAATTGTCCACTGCATGACACAAATGTGAGCATCAGAACAACTACCGGTATTGAAATATAAAATCGATTTATCATGTTTGACATTTTTATTAATTAGACGAATGGTTTTGAATTTAGTTGGTTAAAATCTTGTGAAATTTTTATAAAATTACGGGATGAGGCCAACAATATTCCAATTGAATATTTTCTCCGTAGAAAATCCTTGTAGTTTTTTCGAAATTACTCGACAAATCAGAAACATAAAATCGGTTTGTATTTTTTGCACCTGAAAGATTCTCTAAGCTTTCATTCTTGAGGATTTGTTTAAGTTTTGTAGCTACTACTTCTGCAGAATCGACAACACCGATTTGATGTTTGAAAAAAGCAGAAATTTCTTTTTTGATCAAAGGATAGTGTGTGCATGCGAGTACCAAGGTATCAATTCCTGCCAGGTGTGGGTCATCTAAGTATTGGTGCAAGATGGCATCACTGATATGATCGTTGTAAAATCCCTCTTCAATCATGGGAGCAAGGAGAGGCGTCGCCAAGGCCGAATATCGGAGTTTCGGTTTCCTCCGACTGAATTTTTCTTGATAGACATTGGATTTGACAGTAGTACTGGTTGCTATGAGACCTACGTGGTGAAT from Saprospiraceae bacterium includes these protein-coding regions:
- a CDS encoding adenylate kinase, whose amino-acid sequence is MDNNKIHIILFGPPGSGKGTQAQKLVNHYGLYHISTGDLFRSETSQKTELGLKALEFMAKGQLVPDDVTIDMLRKKVASEPNAQGFIYDGFPRTTAQADALDRMLQTSGDKISCLIALDVSDDEIVKRILLRGQSSGRPDDSDESIIRKRMEEYRNKTSEVFDYYNRKGLSFQVSGLGSIEDIYTRLTGCIDEVIC
- a CDS encoding C40 family peptidase; the encoded protein is MLYFKNIMLVFAILTSSIPKSDVNGSTSPWHSEKVSIQSKEDKLRLVIITLAREMKGSKYRKAGKKPGGFDCSGLVQYVYGRMEMPMAASADAQSQQVKKIKAKNAKPGDLLFFGTKSRIQHVGIVTENEDDHFLMVHSSSTLGVIEEDILTSEYWMDRLQFAASLTAIQKKLKQGDKKENEK
- a CDS encoding aminopeptidase, with the protein product MNFEEKYAKLITEYSLYLRPGDHLLIRSTTLAETLVREIFRLASQKNVRVDIVWEFDQQEEILLSYADKEIIAKPDENLLDLISKCTAYLLIRAPFINRNRFVADAEKLKLRTQASAEFSKIYFQRLGNGSLKRSLCQYPTEAGANFAEMSLEDYKNFIIHACYLDKDEPSDHWKKLSHMQQGIVDYLNSSKWISYIHGKHQLTARVEGRTWINSDGKSNMPSGEVFTSPIEDQVNGEIYFDFPTMMMGQDVHGIYLKVKDGWIEEFKADQGQDVLEKVFAIEGTRRFGEIAIGTNYNITRTTRNILFDEKIGGSVHMAVGQSYLQCGGKNQSSIHWDLIKNMRDGGKIIVDDKLIYENGEFLI
- a CDS encoding dihydrofolate reductase; this translates as MISSIVACAHNKVIGRKNEIPWYLPADLKFFKKVTSGHPVIMGRKCFESIGRPLPYRTNIIITRDPYYIVSNCLIAHSSEEAIRMASEIDNDEIFIIGGGEIYNQTIHYWHKIYMTEVDLNVPDGDTFFPALDFSKWERLNVESHLPDEQNKYPYQFSTWMKKTSKKI
- a CDS encoding DUF2851 family protein, whose translation is MDEKNIKEDLIQYVWNSRLLSGKILQTTTGQLLQIIHPGVWNIHQGPDFLMAKVKIDEVVWVGHIEIHVFSSDWVLHGHKGDERYENVILHVVYKNDSKQNFPADQSYCLELKELLSPDLLIQYEALKNTAYKLPCAEWIQKVPEHIKNNQLDRMLAERWENRAVKIKSHLGNNYDWEHLLWQYIAHYMVTPANSDAMEMLFGKLDFSIIRRLANRQFEMEALLFGTAGFLNDEEGDEYYLKLLNEFKYQERKFGIQKMAWHIWKFLRMRPQHFPTLRLAQLSGMMSHSIPLFDQILQAQDTSEVRRLLQQPVSDFWCDHFHFKDSAHPKKIKHIGKQVQDLLLINAVCPVLYYYGQVMNKTELCDKAFRWIQTIPAEQNSILKLYSSESWLAQHAGDSQAMLQLNKQYCSLKKCLQCQIGNYVLHHKLK
- a CDS encoding DUF4197 domain-containing protein, translating into MINRFYISIPVVVLMLTFVSCSGQFGNILKEVGLEEVSTEEVAMGLKEALTSGTSKGSDQLSARDAFYKSIYKIALPQDAKNVCDKLRVIPGFTKLEDDMVRKINYAAEDAAKKAKPIFVQAIKQITIKDAWNILRGSDNAATEYLQKTTTQALYAEFNPVITQALNQQGALDLWSSAVTSYNKIPFVKQANPDIAAYVTNKALDALFSKIAIEEKNIRNNLAARTSDLLKKVFAKQDK
- a CDS encoding glutamate racemase; its protein translation is MSGRRELPIGIFDSGIGGLTVAHEIEKILPGEQILYFGDSAHMPYGDKSIDLIRSYALSIADFLVNKQHCKALVIACNTASAAAYEVLRDEFKGNVPVINVIDPMVEYIISKEEIHHVGLIATSTTVKSNVYQEKFSRRKPKLRYSALATPLLAPMIEEGFYNDHISDAILHQYLDDPHLAGIDTLVLACTHYPLIKKEISAFFKHQIGVVDSAEVVATKLKQILKNESLENLSGAKNTNRFYVSDLSSNFEKTTRIFYGENIQLEYCWPHPVIL